Proteins encoded together in one uncultured Desulfosarcina sp. window:
- a CDS encoding Tex family protein produces the protein MNPTHIDTIAAEMNLAADRIQAVARLLEDGATVPFIARYRKEATGSLDEVAVTAIRDRLTQLEELDGRRDTILKSLEQHGHLTDELKDRVLAAATMTELEDIYLPYRPKRRTKATIAREKGLEPLALAILAQEGADPQTLAADYVDPEKSVETVEDALAGARDIIAETINEDGETRSRVRDLFFEKGVIHSRVIEGKEVEGAKFKDYFEWEEAVATAPSHRILAMRRGEKEEILSLTIAPPAEQAITICEDRFVTGDGPDAEQVRLAAQDAYKRLLSRSMETEVRVGLKERADAEAIRVFSENLRQLLLASPLGAKRVMGLDPGFRTGCKLVCLDRQGKLLHNDTIYPHGSEKQADAARQTVATLCKKFAIEAVAVGNGTAGRETQAFVKEALADDRSISVIMVNESGASVYSASETARQEFPDHDLTVRGSVSIGRRLMDPLSELVKIDPKSIGVGQYQHDVDQLALKGALDDVVVSCVNGVGVEVNRASVQLLTYVSGLGPQLAKNIVAYRDDNGAFGSRDALKSVKRLGPKAYEQCAGFLRIKDGENPLDASAVHPESYAVVQAMAKDLDCSVSDLMTDAALRSKIDLTRYVSDAIGLPTLTDILEELAKPGRDPREPFEHFSFDENVSTIQDLQPGMKLPGIVTNVTNFGAFVDVGVHQDGLVHISQLCDRFVKTPSDVVSVQQKVSVTVMEVDLARNRISLSMRSDPSKKPQPKAKAEAPRKKKPAAGPKKPPRAAKPAEPQPFNNPFADAFRKASKR, from the coding sequence ATGAACCCGACCCACATCGACACCATCGCCGCCGAAATGAACCTGGCGGCGGACCGGATCCAGGCCGTGGCCCGTCTGCTGGAAGACGGCGCCACCGTTCCCTTCATCGCCCGCTACCGCAAAGAGGCCACCGGCAGCCTGGACGAAGTGGCCGTGACGGCCATCCGCGACCGGCTTACCCAACTGGAAGAGCTGGACGGCCGGCGGGATACCATCCTCAAGTCCCTCGAGCAGCACGGACACCTGACCGACGAACTCAAGGATCGGGTGCTGGCCGCGGCCACCATGACCGAACTCGAGGACATCTACCTGCCCTACCGGCCTAAACGGCGCACCAAAGCAACCATCGCCCGCGAAAAAGGTTTGGAACCGCTGGCCCTGGCAATCCTGGCCCAGGAAGGGGCCGATCCCCAAACCCTGGCCGCCGACTATGTGGATCCGGAGAAATCGGTGGAAACCGTGGAAGACGCCTTGGCCGGCGCCCGGGACATCATTGCCGAAACCATCAACGAAGACGGCGAAACCCGCTCGCGGGTTCGCGATCTTTTCTTCGAGAAGGGTGTCATCCACAGCCGGGTTATCGAGGGCAAAGAGGTGGAAGGCGCCAAGTTCAAGGACTATTTCGAGTGGGAAGAGGCCGTGGCCACGGCGCCCTCCCATCGCATCCTGGCCATGCGCCGCGGTGAAAAAGAGGAAATCCTCAGCCTGACCATTGCCCCGCCGGCAGAGCAGGCCATCACCATTTGCGAAGACCGCTTCGTTACCGGCGACGGCCCCGATGCCGAGCAGGTGCGCCTGGCTGCCCAGGATGCCTACAAGCGCCTGTTGTCCCGCTCCATGGAAACCGAGGTCCGCGTCGGCCTCAAGGAGCGCGCCGATGCGGAGGCCATCCGCGTCTTTTCCGAAAACCTGCGGCAGTTGCTGCTGGCCTCACCGCTGGGCGCCAAAAGGGTAATGGGCCTCGATCCGGGCTTTCGCACCGGATGCAAGCTGGTCTGCCTGGACCGCCAGGGCAAGCTGCTGCACAACGACACCATCTATCCCCATGGCTCCGAAAAGCAGGCCGACGCCGCCAGGCAAACCGTGGCCACCCTGTGCAAAAAGTTCGCCATCGAAGCGGTGGCGGTGGGCAACGGAACCGCCGGGCGGGAAACCCAGGCCTTTGTCAAAGAGGCCCTGGCTGATGACCGATCGATTTCGGTAATCATGGTCAACGAAAGCGGCGCATCGGTGTACTCGGCCTCGGAAACCGCCCGTCAGGAATTTCCCGACCATGACCTCACCGTGCGCGGTTCCGTCTCCATCGGCCGGCGTCTGATGGATCCTTTGTCGGAACTGGTCAAAATCGACCCCAAATCCATCGGGGTGGGCCAGTATCAGCACGATGTCGATCAACTGGCCCTTAAAGGGGCCCTGGACGATGTGGTGGTCAGCTGCGTCAACGGCGTCGGGGTGGAAGTCAACCGGGCCAGCGTCCAGTTGCTCACCTATGTCTCCGGTTTAGGACCGCAATTGGCCAAAAACATCGTCGCCTACCGCGACGATAACGGCGCCTTCGGCAGCCGCGATGCATTGAAAAGCGTTAAACGGCTGGGGCCCAAGGCCTATGAGCAATGCGCCGGATTCCTGCGCATCAAGGATGGCGAAAACCCCCTGGATGCCAGCGCCGTTCACCCGGAAAGCTACGCGGTGGTGCAGGCCATGGCCAAGGACCTGGATTGCAGTGTCTCCGATCTGATGACCGACGCCGCACTGCGCAGCAAGATCGACCTTACGCGCTACGTTTCCGATGCCATCGGCCTGCCGACCCTCACGGACATCCTGGAGGAACTGGCCAAGCCCGGAAGGGATCCCCGCGAACCGTTCGAGCATTTTTCCTTTGACGAAAACGTGTCCACCATCCAGGATCTGCAGCCGGGCATGAAGCTTCCCGGCATCGTCACCAACGTCACCAATTTCGGAGCCTTTGTGGATGTGGGCGTCCATCAGGACGGGCTGGTACACATCAGCCAGTTGTGCGACCGCTTCGTAAAAACGCCTTCCGATGTGGTCAGTGTGCAGCAGAAAGTCAGCGTTACGGTAATGGAGGTGGATCTGGCCCGCAACCGGATCTCCCTGTCCATGCGCAGCGATCCGAGCAAAAAGCCCCAGCCGAAGGCCAAAGCCGAGGCTCCCCGGAAAAAGAAACCGGCGGCAGGCCCTAAAAAACCGCCTCGGGCAGCAAAACCGGCCGAGCCCCAACCCTTCAACAACCCCTTTGCCGACGCTTTCCGAAAAGCGTCCAAACGATAG
- a CDS encoding Rne/Rng family ribonuclease: protein MTTKILINAVDSEEVRLAIVKDCLLEEFHIETSAHEILHGNIYKGVITRIEPSLQAVFVDFGAERHGFLQKQEIHSDYFQEPSANGKAIQNIVKRGQELMVQVTKDPFMKKGAMLTTFISLPGRYAVLMPGSSGRGISRKIEDEAERDRLKEIVSKLDLPDGFGIIVRTAGQDCTKTKLAKDVQYLLRLWKNITARAVKAKAPCSLYKDRNLAVRSIRDHFSPEIKEILIDDEAVHQEVKNFVHIIAPKQTQIVKFHKSDKPLFTRFQLEDQIATLFGNRVALKSGGSVVLERTEALVAIDVNSGKGTQKKNIEETALMTNLEAAAEIARQLRIRDLGGLIVVDFIDMRDQKHRNQVEKALRASMKQDRARVKIGKISKFGLLELSRQRLRPSIDFGSMETCAHCGGKGQVPSTESLGLSFMRKLKLETLKEDVRHVTAGLPTTVANYLLNRKRRELNDLEIKRDLGITIVSRDDLIPGQMDVVYDRKTKTAETPSG from the coding sequence ATGACCACCAAAATTCTCATCAACGCAGTTGACTCGGAAGAAGTTCGCCTGGCCATCGTCAAGGACTGCCTTCTGGAAGAATTTCACATCGAAACGTCGGCCCATGAAATCCTGCACGGCAACATATATAAAGGAGTGATCACCCGCATCGAACCCAGCCTTCAGGCCGTTTTCGTGGACTTCGGCGCCGAACGGCACGGTTTTTTGCAAAAGCAGGAGATTCACAGCGACTATTTCCAGGAACCGTCGGCCAACGGCAAAGCCATCCAGAACATTGTCAAGCGCGGCCAGGAATTGATGGTGCAGGTAACCAAGGACCCCTTCATGAAAAAAGGGGCCATGCTCACCACCTTCATTTCCCTGCCCGGCCGTTATGCCGTGCTCATGCCGGGCAGCAGCGGCCGCGGGATTTCCCGCAAGATCGAAGACGAGGCCGAACGCGACCGCCTCAAGGAAATCGTCTCCAAACTCGACCTGCCCGACGGTTTCGGCATCATCGTGCGTACCGCCGGCCAGGACTGCACCAAGACCAAACTGGCCAAGGATGTCCAGTATCTGCTGCGCCTCTGGAAGAACATCACCGCCCGGGCCGTAAAGGCCAAGGCACCGTGTTCGCTCTACAAGGATCGCAACCTGGCGGTGCGTTCCATCCGGGACCATTTCTCCCCGGAAATCAAGGAAATTCTCATCGACGACGAAGCGGTCCACCAGGAGGTGAAAAATTTTGTCCACATTATCGCCCCCAAACAGACCCAGATCGTAAAATTCCACAAATCGGACAAGCCCCTTTTCACCCGCTTCCAGCTCGAAGACCAGATTGCGACCCTTTTCGGCAACCGGGTGGCGCTCAAGTCCGGCGGATCGGTGGTGCTGGAGCGCACCGAAGCCCTGGTGGCCATCGACGTCAACTCCGGCAAGGGCACCCAGAAAAAGAATATCGAAGAGACCGCCCTGATGACCAACCTGGAAGCGGCTGCGGAGATCGCCCGCCAGCTGCGCATCCGGGATCTGGGTGGACTGATCGTGGTGGATTTTATCGACATGCGGGATCAAAAGCACCGCAATCAGGTGGAAAAGGCCTTGCGCGCCAGCATGAAGCAGGATCGGGCGCGGGTCAAGATCGGCAAAATTTCCAAATTTGGTTTGCTGGAACTCTCCCGCCAGCGACTGCGCCCCTCCATCGATTTCGGCAGCATGGAGACCTGCGCCCACTGCGGAGGCAAGGGGCAGGTCCCGTCCACGGAATCCCTGGGCCTGAGCTTCATGCGCAAGCTGAAGCTGGAAACCCTCAAGGAGGATGTCCGGCACGTGACCGCCGGTCTGCCGACGACCGTGGCGAATTATCTGCTCAATCGCAAACGCAGGGAACTGAACGACCTGGAGATCAAACGGGACCTGGGAATCACCATCGTCTCCCGGGACGACCTGATCCCCGGCCAGATGGATGTGGTCTACGACCGCAAGACCAAAACCGCCGAGACGCCTTCCGGGTAA
- the dprA gene encoding DNA-processing protein DprA, producing the protein MDALRPWFALKGVPGVGNLLFRRLVEHFGSPDAVLAADETELMAVQGVNARLAAAIRHCRPSDDIDRELKAVQHKGYDLVTLTDRRYPALLRQIPDPPPVLYIYGELPDSPLNIAVVGSRNATGYGLATTRRLCLDLAARKVTIVSGMARGVDTAAHSGAIAGGGKTVAVLGTGLDRIYPRENRSLFHRIAENGAVISELSLDSGPDAHHFPARNRIISGMCHGTVVVEATGRSGSLITARLAAEQNREVFAVPGNVHSFKSVGTHSLIKQGAKLAAHAGDVLEEFAHIRPPDRLMFSPAQPKLPALTNEEAEVMGILEAEPVHIDDLARQLAMAAGRLSGLLLQLELKGAVVQHPGKRFSLAPGIDPKQLK; encoded by the coding sequence ATGGACGCCCTGCGGCCCTGGTTCGCCCTCAAGGGCGTACCAGGCGTCGGCAATCTGCTCTTCCGCCGCCTGGTGGAGCATTTTGGATCACCCGATGCCGTCCTGGCCGCAGACGAAACGGAATTGATGGCGGTCCAGGGGGTCAATGCCCGCCTGGCAGCCGCCATTCGACACTGCCGGCCTTCCGATGACATCGACCGGGAACTTAAGGCTGTGCAGCACAAAGGATACGATCTGGTCACTTTGACGGACCGACGCTACCCCGCCTTGCTGCGCCAAATTCCGGATCCTCCGCCCGTGTTGTACATCTATGGCGAATTGCCGGACAGCCCCTTAAATATCGCGGTGGTCGGCTCCCGCAACGCCACCGGCTACGGCCTCGCCACCACCCGCCGACTCTGCCTGGATCTGGCCGCCCGGAAGGTGACCATTGTCAGCGGAATGGCCCGGGGCGTGGATACCGCGGCGCATTCCGGCGCCATTGCCGGAGGCGGGAAAACGGTCGCCGTTCTGGGCACCGGGTTGGACCGGATCTATCCCAGGGAGAACCGAAGCCTGTTTCACCGGATTGCCGAAAACGGTGCCGTCATCAGTGAACTCTCCCTGGACAGTGGTCCCGACGCCCACCATTTTCCGGCCCGCAACCGCATCATCAGCGGTATGTGCCACGGAACCGTGGTGGTGGAGGCCACCGGACGCAGCGGCTCTCTGATCACCGCCCGACTGGCGGCCGAGCAGAACCGGGAGGTTTTCGCCGTTCCGGGCAATGTGCACTCTTTTAAAAGCGTCGGCACCCACAGCCTGATCAAACAGGGGGCCAAGCTGGCGGCCCACGCCGGGGATGTGCTGGAAGAATTCGCACACATTCGTCCGCCCGACCGGCTTATGTTTTCGCCGGCGCAGCCGAAATTGCCGGCATTGACGAATGAGGAGGCCGAGGTTATGGGTATACTGGAAGCCGAACCCGTTCACATCGATGACCTGGCCAGGCAGTTGGCCATGGCAGCGGGGCGGCTGTCCGGACTGCTGCTCCAGCTCGAATTGAAGGGGGCGGTGGTTCAGCACCCGGGCAAACGGTTTTCCCTGGCCCCGGGCATCGATCCAAAGCAGTTGAAATAA
- the yajC gene encoding preprotein translocase subunit YajC, translating to MSIAYAMGQGGAAATGGSGGFASFIPLILMFVIFYFLLIRPQQKKTKEHKNMIDNLKTGDRIITSGGLHGRITGVAEGTLTVEIAEKVRVKVNRGSVSAIMPTGSAPAAAKKDKKEKNDNGKA from the coding sequence ATGAGTATCGCTTACGCAATGGGACAGGGAGGCGCCGCCGCCACGGGTGGATCAGGAGGTTTTGCATCGTTCATTCCACTGATCCTCATGTTCGTCATCTTTTATTTTCTGTTGATCCGTCCCCAGCAGAAAAAGACCAAAGAACATAAAAATATGATCGACAACCTGAAAACCGGCGACCGCATCATCACCAGCGGCGGTCTGCACGGCCGGATCACTGGCGTTGCGGAAGGCACCCTGACCGTGGAAATCGCCGAAAAAGTCCGCGTAAAGGTCAACCGGGGCTCGGTTTCCGCAATCATGCCGACCGGTTCTGCTCCGGCAGCCGCCAAGAAGGACAAAAAAGAAAAAAACGATAACGGCAAAGCCTAA
- the secD gene encoding protein translocase subunit SecD, producing MKNLSWRLIVIAAVILAAVVYVIPTFSPGVWPHKKINLGLDLQGGMHLVLEVDADKALENTIERIGQEMRTLMRQEHIRYRSVERVDGVKLAVTVEESESIEKFDEMLDKEFPDLRIADRSEMDERLELVLDLPDKEAEHIRKLAVDQALETIRNRIDQFGVSEPDIRIQGERRILVQLPGIKDTERAKDLIGKTALLEFKLVDEEHDVQSALDGSLPASSEILYETKEDRTTHRTLKTPYLVKKRTSLTGAYLTDARVQIDSQYNEPYVSITFDKKGARLFERITADNVKKRLAIVLDGNIYSAPVIQEKIAGGEARITGNFTTEEARDLAIVLRAGALPAPVQILEERTVGPSLGTDSIRMGLLSMCVGGILVVLFMAIYYKGSGLVADFALILNILLIAGGLAGFGATLTLPGIAGIILTIGMAVDANVLIFERIREEMSLGKTPRAAVDSGYDRATLTILDANVTTLIAALVLFQFGTGPVKGFAVTLSLGVVASLFTALILTRVIFDYFLISRKIRTISI from the coding sequence TTGAAGAATCTGTCGTGGAGGCTCATCGTGATCGCCGCGGTCATTCTGGCCGCCGTCGTCTATGTGATTCCGACCTTTTCGCCCGGCGTCTGGCCCCATAAGAAAATCAATCTGGGCCTCGACCTGCAGGGCGGCATGCACCTGGTACTGGAAGTGGATGCGGACAAGGCCCTTGAAAACACCATCGAGCGCATCGGCCAGGAAATGCGCACGCTCATGCGCCAGGAGCACATCCGTTATCGGAGCGTTGAACGAGTGGACGGCGTCAAGCTGGCCGTCACGGTGGAGGAATCGGAGAGCATCGAAAAATTCGACGAGATGCTGGACAAGGAGTTTCCCGACCTGCGCATCGCCGATCGCAGCGAAATGGATGAGCGCCTCGAACTGGTTCTGGACCTGCCTGACAAGGAGGCCGAGCATATCCGCAAACTCGCTGTGGATCAGGCCCTGGAGACCATCCGCAACCGCATCGACCAGTTCGGGGTCAGTGAACCGGATATCCGCATCCAGGGCGAGCGACGCATTCTGGTCCAACTGCCTGGTATCAAGGATACCGAGCGGGCCAAGGACCTGATCGGAAAAACCGCGCTGCTGGAATTCAAACTGGTGGATGAAGAACACGACGTGCAATCGGCGCTGGACGGCAGCCTTCCCGCCAGCAGCGAGATTCTCTACGAGACCAAAGAGGATCGGACCACCCACCGCACCCTGAAGACCCCCTATCTGGTGAAAAAACGCACCTCTTTGACCGGCGCCTACCTGACCGACGCCCGGGTGCAGATTGACAGCCAGTACAACGAGCCCTACGTCTCCATCACCTTCGACAAGAAAGGGGCACGGCTGTTCGAGCGCATTACCGCGGACAACGTCAAAAAACGCCTGGCCATCGTGCTGGACGGCAATATCTATTCGGCCCCGGTCATCCAGGAAAAAATCGCCGGCGGCGAGGCCCGCATCACCGGAAACTTCACCACCGAGGAAGCCCGGGACCTGGCCATCGTACTGCGCGCCGGTGCCCTGCCGGCTCCGGTTCAGATCCTCGAAGAGCGGACCGTGGGCCCCTCTTTGGGCACCGATTCCATCCGCATGGGGCTGCTATCCATGTGCGTGGGCGGCATTCTGGTGGTCCTGTTCATGGCGATCTACTACAAGGGATCGGGCCTGGTGGCCGATTTCGCCCTGATCCTCAACATCCTGCTGATTGCCGGCGGACTGGCCGGCTTCGGCGCTACCCTGACCCTGCCAGGCATCGCGGGAATCATTTTGACCATCGGCATGGCCGTGGACGCCAACGTATTGATATTCGAGCGTATCCGTGAGGAAATGTCCCTGGGCAAAACGCCGCGGGCGGCCGTGGATTCCGGCTACGACCGGGCCACATTGACCATTCTGGACGCCAATGTCACCACCCTGATCGCCGCCCTGGTGCTGTTTCAGTTCGGCACCGGTCCGGTCAAGGGTTTTGCCGTTACCTTGAGCCTCGGCGTGGTGGCCAGCCTGTTCACCGCACTGATTCTCACCCGCGTTATATTCGACTATTTTCTGATCAGCCGGAAGATTCGCACCATCAGCATCTGA
- the dtd gene encoding D-aminoacyl-tRNA deacylase: MIAVVQRVKASRVLVDGKTVGAIGPGLNVLLGVADGDDPADAEYLATKIANLRIFEDEGGKMNRSLIDTGGQMIVVSQFTLLGDCRKGRRPSFVNAAEPQTARQLYRHFIDAVKKLGIDTQKGRFGAMMQVEIVNDGPVTLLVHSPLSTTS; encoded by the coding sequence ATGATCGCCGTGGTCCAGCGGGTGAAGGCGAGCCGGGTGCTTGTCGATGGAAAGACCGTGGGCGCCATCGGTCCCGGCCTGAACGTTCTGCTGGGCGTTGCCGATGGTGACGATCCTGCCGACGCCGAATACCTGGCCACCAAAATCGCCAACCTGAGAATTTTCGAGGACGAGGGCGGCAAGATGAACCGCTCGCTGATCGATACCGGCGGGCAGATGATCGTGGTCTCCCAGTTCACCCTGCTGGGAGACTGCCGAAAAGGCCGACGCCCCTCCTTTGTAAACGCCGCCGAGCCGCAAACGGCCCGGCAACTCTACCGCCACTTTATCGATGCCGTCAAAAAACTGGGCATCGACACCCAAAAGGGGCGCTTCGGCGCCATGATGCAGGTGGAGATCGTCAACGACGGGCCGGTGACCCTGCTGGTTCACAGCCCGCTATCGACCACTTCGTAA
- the topA gene encoding type I DNA topoisomerase has product MSKPLVVVESPTKVRTIKKYLGGDYNVAATVGHIKDLPGKDLGIDIEKDFTPHYRTIPGKSKVLSQLKSAAGDATDIYLAPDPDREGEAIAWHTAEVLKKKGRQFHRVLFHELTKKAILEAMQKARDLDRDKYEAQQARRILDRLVGYQISPLLWRKVKGGLSAGRVQSVAVRIICDRERAIQAFEPVEYWSITANLKGETPPTFEAKLVRKNGEKIEVPDETAAKAILKDLENAEFLVDKIVKRTTRRNPQPPFITSKLQQEAIRKLRFSAKKTMMVAQQLYEGIDLGPGEPVGLITYMRTDSTRIADEAAEEALSLIREQFGPSYSLSKPRFFKNKNKAQDAHEAIRPTSVYHTPEKLKRYLSRDQLALYTMIWQRFVASQMAQALIDQKTLSIAAGAYTFTASGSSVKFPGFLAVYQSADDEAESSKKSQPLPELTEKSPLELLGIDPKQHFTQPPPRFSEASLVKELEENGIGRPSTYAAILSTIRDKGYVDLVNRYFRPTELGFIVNDLLVDNFPEILDVEFTARLEGDLDRVEQAEVEALTILNRFYGPFSQKLEEAGEHMLSVKGVGMPTDLTCPKCKKNPLRIKMGKNGHFLACSGYPDCTYSSDYERDEKGTIAPVAPVQSEPTDKVCDKCGKPMVVKRGRYGDFLACSGYPDCKHTQSLNGGPNAKPIGVKCPVKGCDGEIVEKSSKRGKIFYGCNRYPKCDFASWDRPVPIPCPVCGNSYMVEKTTKRDGTLHVCPNRECRHRQEPSEP; this is encoded by the coding sequence GTGAGTAAACCACTGGTTGTCGTGGAATCGCCCACAAAGGTCCGAACCATCAAGAAATACCTGGGCGGAGACTACAATGTCGCCGCTACGGTCGGCCACATCAAGGACCTTCCCGGCAAGGACCTGGGAATCGATATCGAAAAGGACTTCACCCCCCACTACCGGACCATCCCCGGCAAATCCAAGGTTCTCAGCCAGCTGAAGTCGGCGGCCGGCGACGCGACCGACATCTATCTGGCGCCCGACCCGGATCGGGAAGGCGAGGCCATCGCCTGGCACACGGCGGAAGTCCTGAAAAAAAAGGGGCGCCAGTTTCACCGGGTGCTGTTTCACGAACTGACCAAAAAGGCCATTCTCGAAGCCATGCAAAAAGCCCGGGACCTGGATCGCGACAAATACGAGGCCCAGCAGGCCCGCCGTATTCTGGACCGTCTGGTGGGCTATCAGATCTCGCCGCTGCTCTGGCGCAAGGTCAAGGGGGGCTTGAGCGCCGGACGGGTGCAGTCCGTGGCGGTACGCATCATCTGTGATCGGGAGCGGGCCATCCAGGCTTTCGAACCGGTGGAGTACTGGTCGATCACGGCCAACCTGAAAGGCGAAACGCCGCCGACCTTCGAAGCCAAGCTGGTGCGAAAAAACGGCGAAAAAATCGAGGTTCCCGACGAGACCGCGGCCAAGGCGATCCTGAAAGATCTGGAAAACGCCGAATTCCTGGTCGATAAAATCGTCAAGCGCACCACGCGCCGCAATCCCCAGCCGCCTTTCATCACTAGCAAGCTCCAGCAGGAGGCCATTCGCAAACTGCGCTTTTCCGCCAAAAAGACCATGATGGTCGCCCAGCAGCTCTATGAAGGCATCGACCTGGGGCCCGGCGAACCCGTGGGGTTGATCACCTACATGCGCACCGACTCCACCCGCATTGCCGACGAGGCCGCCGAAGAAGCCTTGAGCCTGATCCGCGAACAGTTCGGGCCGTCCTATTCCCTGTCCAAACCGCGGTTTTTCAAAAACAAGAACAAGGCCCAGGACGCCCATGAGGCCATCCGCCCGACCTCGGTCTATCACACGCCGGAAAAGCTGAAACGTTACCTGTCCAGGGATCAGCTGGCCCTGTACACCATGATCTGGCAGCGCTTCGTAGCCTCCCAGATGGCCCAGGCCCTGATCGACCAGAAGACCCTCTCCATCGCCGCCGGTGCCTACACCTTCACCGCCAGCGGCTCTTCGGTGAAGTTTCCCGGGTTTCTGGCCGTCTATCAGAGCGCCGACGACGAAGCCGAAAGCAGCAAGAAGAGTCAGCCCCTGCCGGAACTGACGGAAAAATCGCCGCTGGAACTGTTGGGCATCGATCCCAAGCAGCACTTCACCCAGCCGCCGCCACGCTTTTCCGAGGCCTCTCTGGTCAAGGAACTCGAGGAAAACGGCATTGGCCGGCCCAGCACCTACGCCGCCATCCTGTCCACCATCCGGGACAAAGGCTACGTGGACCTGGTCAACCGCTACTTCAGGCCTACGGAACTGGGTTTCATCGTCAACGATCTGCTCGTCGACAATTTTCCGGAAATCCTGGACGTCGAGTTCACCGCCCGCCTGGAGGGCGACCTGGACCGGGTCGAGCAGGCCGAGGTGGAGGCCCTGACCATTCTCAACCGGTTTTACGGCCCATTCAGTCAAAAACTGGAAGAGGCAGGGGAACACATGCTCTCCGTCAAGGGCGTTGGCATGCCCACGGACCTGACCTGCCCCAAATGCAAAAAAAATCCCCTGCGCATCAAGATGGGCAAGAACGGCCATTTCCTGGCCTGTTCCGGATACCCCGATTGCACTTACTCCAGCGATTACGAAAGAGACGAAAAGGGCACTATTGCACCGGTAGCACCGGTGCAGAGCGAACCCACCGACAAGGTTTGCGACAAGTGCGGCAAGCCCATGGTGGTCAAGCGGGGCCGCTACGGCGATTTTCTGGCCTGCAGCGGCTATCCCGACTGCAAGCACACCCAGTCCTTGAACGGCGGCCCCAACGCCAAGCCCATTGGCGTGAAATGCCCCGTAAAAGGATGCGACGGCGAAATCGTGGAAAAGTCTTCCAAGCGGGGCAAGATCTTTTATGGATGCAACCGCTATCCCAAGTGCGATTTCGCCAGTTGGGACCGCCCGGTCCCCATCCCCTGCCCGGTCTGCGGCAATTCCTATATGGTGGAAAAGACCACCAAGCGGGACGGTACCCTGCACGTCTGCCCCAACCGGGAGTGCCGGCATCGGCAGGAGCCCAGTGAACCGTGA
- the secF gene encoding protein translocase subunit SecF: MQFIKPGINIDFIGKRKFAFTFSLVLLIISIASLVIHQGPRYGIDFSGGTLIQVKFEAPVTIDGIKSGLQGMEIAASAVQQFGQVHDNEYLIRTDVTTTALQGLSERVEQHLKTATGVPVEIRRVEMVGPQVGQDLREKALFAMFYALLFITVYISGRFELKWAKSGIVAAAIMGAVYALSLFKVSVPFLMLAALAVSLIIFWFFEFKYAMGAIVALIHDVTITVGIFSIFGKEFTLPIVAALLTIIGYSLNDTIIVFDRIRENLRKYHKEPMTTIVNKSINETLSRTILTSMTTLVVVVALFALGGGIIHDFSFALLVGVLVGTYSSIYVASPILLAWQARRK, translated from the coding sequence ATGCAGTTCATCAAACCGGGTATCAACATCGATTTCATTGGCAAGCGTAAATTCGCCTTTACCTTCTCGCTGGTGCTGCTCATCATCAGCATCGCCTCCCTGGTGATCCACCAGGGGCCGCGCTACGGCATCGATTTCTCCGGCGGCACCCTGATTCAGGTCAAATTCGAAGCGCCCGTCACCATCGACGGCATCAAGTCGGGCCTTCAGGGTATGGAAATCGCCGCTTCGGCCGTTCAACAATTCGGCCAAGTCCATGACAACGAGTACCTGATTCGTACGGACGTGACCACGACAGCCCTGCAGGGACTGTCCGAACGGGTCGAACAGCACCTCAAGACCGCCACCGGCGTGCCGGTGGAAATTCGCCGGGTAGAGATGGTCGGCCCCCAGGTGGGTCAGGACCTGCGCGAAAAGGCCCTTTTCGCCATGTTTTACGCGCTGCTCTTCATCACGGTCTATATCTCGGGGCGCTTCGAACTGAAATGGGCCAAGAGCGGCATCGTGGCGGCGGCCATCATGGGCGCCGTTTACGCCCTGTCGCTGTTTAAGGTCTCGGTCCCCTTTCTCATGCTGGCGGCCCTGGCGGTCTCTCTGATCATCTTCTGGTTTTTCGAATTCAAATATGCCATGGGCGCCATCGTCGCCCTGATTCATGACGTAACCATCACCGTGGGCATCTTTTCGATCTTCGGCAAGGAGTTCACCCTGCCCATCGTGGCCGCTCTGTTGACCATCATCGGCTATTCCCTCAACGACACAATCATCGTTTTCGACCGCATCCGGGAAAATCTGCGCAAATACCATAAAGAGCCCATGACCACCATCGTCAACAAGAGCATCAACGAAACCCTGAGCCGAACGATCCTTACCTCCATGACGACCCTTGTGGTGGTGGTCGCCCTGTTCGCCCTGGGCGGCGGCATCATTCATGATTTCTCCTTCGCCCTGCTGGTTGGTGTGCTCGTCGGTACCTATTCTTCCATATACGTCGCCAGCCCCATTCTGCTGGCCTGGCAGGCCCGGAGAAAATAG